A single window of Archangium gephyra DNA harbors:
- a CDS encoding addiction module protein: MATKDELLSDVLRLPPEQRAELAHKLLLSLEAGPEEQDAEAEWDSELERRAREVLDGTVKTVPWKDVEARITRRLRQRR; encoded by the coding sequence ATGGCCACCAAAGACGAGCTCCTCTCGGATGTGCTGCGGCTCCCGCCCGAGCAACGTGCCGAGCTTGCACACAAGCTCCTGCTCAGTCTCGAAGCGGGGCCTGAGGAGCAGGACGCCGAGGCCGAATGGGACTCGGAGTTGGAACGCCGAGCCCGCGAGGTGCTCGACGGCACCGTGAAGACGGTTCCGTGGAAGGACGTCGAGGCGCGTATCACCCGCCGGTTGCGGCAACGGCGCTGA
- a CDS encoding DUF6992 family protein translates to MPSSSASRTSLALLLLLCTSFAAQAAEATPEAFLATHNTEAVRLNQTAMGVLLGWAVLNMGAGTAGHFTTEGERRAFWQANAAWNVVNLAIGGFGLYGQLTATPETWDLARSLAEGQKMEKLLLLNAGLDVGYVAFGGFLLERGLRTDSAQLRGWGRSLLLQGGFLLLFDAVLWGLNWHLNSQLTARLVPAPHGVGLLLTWP, encoded by the coding sequence ATGCCCTCCTCTTCCGCCTCGCGCACGAGCCTGGCCCTCCTGTTGCTCCTCTGTACGTCCTTCGCGGCCCAGGCAGCGGAGGCCACCCCCGAGGCCTTCCTGGCCACGCACAACACGGAGGCGGTGAGGCTGAACCAGACGGCCATGGGCGTGCTGCTGGGTTGGGCGGTACTGAACATGGGGGCTGGTACCGCGGGACACTTCACCACCGAGGGCGAGCGGAGGGCCTTCTGGCAGGCCAACGCGGCCTGGAACGTGGTGAACCTGGCCATCGGGGGCTTCGGCCTGTACGGGCAGCTCACCGCCACGCCGGAGACGTGGGACCTGGCGCGCAGCCTCGCCGAGGGGCAGAAGATGGAGAAGCTCCTGCTGCTCAACGCGGGCCTGGACGTGGGCTACGTGGCCTTCGGGGGTTTCCTGCTGGAACGCGGGTTGCGCACGGACTCGGCGCAGCTTCGCGGGTGGGGCAGGAGCCTGCTGCTGCAGGGCGGCTTCCTGCTCCTCTTCGACGCGGTGCTGTGGGGGCTCAACTGGCACCTGAACTCGCAGCTCACGGCGCGGCTGGTGCCCGCCCCCCATGGCGTGGGACTCCTGCTGACGTGGCCTTGA
- a CDS encoding GNAT family N-acetyltransferase yields the protein MAPPTEPIIRTLLPAEAAAFWSLRLRALREHPDCFASSPEEEENVPLDVVRARLDSQSPSTNLVLGAFVDDKLVGMTGLRRDSFRKAAHKARIWGMYVAPEHQSRGIGRRLLEAAIDAGRKMGGVEQLHLEVMVDNGPARSLYRALGFQPYGVEKRALRIGETYVDEELMFLML from the coding sequence ATGGCTCCACCCACCGAACCGATCATCCGGACCCTGCTCCCCGCGGAGGCGGCGGCCTTCTGGTCCCTCCGGCTCCGGGCGCTGCGGGAGCACCCGGACTGCTTCGCCTCCTCTCCCGAGGAAGAGGAGAACGTCCCCCTGGACGTGGTGCGGGCCCGGCTCGACAGCCAGTCTCCCTCGACGAACCTCGTGCTCGGCGCCTTCGTGGACGACAAGCTGGTGGGCATGACGGGCCTGCGGCGCGACTCCTTCCGCAAGGCGGCGCACAAGGCCCGCATCTGGGGCATGTACGTCGCGCCCGAGCACCAGTCGCGCGGCATCGGCAGGCGCCTGCTCGAGGCGGCGATCGACGCCGGCAGGAAGATGGGCGGAGTCGAACAGCTCCACCTCGAGGTGATGGTGGACAACGGCCCGGCCCGATCCCTGTACCGCGCCCTGGGTTTCCAGCCCTACGGCGTGGAGAAGCGCGCGCTGCGCATCGGTGAGACCTACGTCGACGAGGAGCTGATGTTCCTCATGCTCTGA
- a CDS encoding TIGR02265 family protein — protein sequence MNQEVQVDVPRFTREHWERDFARRISLATPADTARGVFCIGLLKTMEDLGGAEAARRCLEASGETAFVELFNYPIAAYLRMVATAVHLLAAKYGDIEESLRRIGRRAAADFRESSAGRAMGVMHGGDARRLLDCLSLVYRIALSFGRYELSWVAPAHARFGVKRTFIPYPFHEGVLLELLEKTNVLRLKVRGRQTSALDSEYDISWG from the coding sequence ATGAACCAGGAGGTCCAGGTGGACGTACCGCGGTTCACCCGGGAGCACTGGGAGCGTGACTTCGCACGGCGGATTTCCCTGGCGACTCCGGCCGACACCGCCCGAGGCGTGTTCTGCATCGGCCTGTTGAAGACGATGGAGGATCTGGGGGGCGCGGAGGCGGCGCGGCGCTGTCTGGAGGCCAGTGGCGAGACGGCCTTCGTGGAGCTCTTCAACTACCCCATCGCCGCCTATCTGCGGATGGTCGCCACCGCGGTGCACCTGCTGGCGGCGAAGTACGGGGACATCGAGGAGTCGCTGCGGCGGATCGGCCGGAGGGCGGCGGCGGACTTCCGTGAGTCCTCGGCGGGCAGGGCCATGGGGGTGATGCACGGGGGCGATGCACGGCGCCTGCTGGACTGCCTCTCCCTGGTGTACCGGATCGCGTTGAGCTTCGGCAGGTACGAGCTGTCGTGGGTGGCGCCGGCACATGCCCGCTTCGGGGTGAAGCGCACCTTCATTCCGTATCCGTTCCACGAGGGCGTGTTGCTGGAGCTGCTCGAGAAGACGAACGTGCTGCGGCTGAAGGTGCGGGGCCGCCAGACGTCCGCGCTCGACAGCGAGTACGACATCTCCTGGGGATGA